In Candidatus Sericytochromatia bacterium, a single window of DNA contains:
- a CDS encoding class I SAM-dependent RNA methyltransferase encodes MQKYELIATAAFGLESQVAWELKTLGYDDQMVEQGRVRFRGTALDIARANIWLRAADRIQLVVGEFPAPTFDALFDGVRALPWAALLAKDANLPVDGKSVKSTLTSVPAVQGVVKKAVVAALGAHHGISQLPETGARHRLQVALREDLATLTLDTTGDGLHKRGYRDLVGAAPLKETLAAGIISLTRWKGNEPLVDPFCGSGTLAIEAALYQLRRAPGYGRHFDGEAFGFIPASSWQAARQEARDQALRSADVLVWGSDIDPQAIQLAERHARRAGVAAQIRWEVADARRWSSQAPRGVLVTNPPYAERIGEAASVEALYREFGAIAARHPHWSVHVLCGYEGFERHYGRVADKRRKLFNGNLRCDLHMYRGTRLPRPL; translated from the coding sequence ATGCAAAAATACGAACTGATCGCCACGGCTGCCTTTGGTCTCGAGTCGCAGGTGGCCTGGGAATTGAAGACCCTCGGCTACGACGACCAGATGGTCGAGCAAGGGCGGGTGCGATTTCGTGGCACGGCCCTCGATATTGCCCGCGCCAACATCTGGTTGCGCGCCGCCGATCGCATTCAACTGGTGGTCGGAGAGTTTCCTGCCCCGACCTTCGATGCCCTGTTCGATGGCGTGCGTGCGCTGCCCTGGGCGGCCTTGTTGGCGAAGGATGCGAATCTCCCCGTGGACGGCAAATCCGTGAAGTCGACCCTGACCTCCGTCCCCGCGGTTCAAGGGGTGGTCAAGAAGGCGGTCGTGGCGGCCCTGGGGGCCCATCACGGCATCTCTCAGTTGCCTGAGACGGGGGCGCGCCATCGGCTTCAGGTGGCCTTGCGTGAGGACCTCGCGACCCTGACGCTGGACACCACGGGGGACGGCCTGCACAAGCGCGGTTACCGCGATCTGGTCGGGGCAGCCCCGTTGAAGGAAACGCTGGCCGCCGGCATCATCTCGCTCACGCGCTGGAAGGGTAACGAGCCGCTGGTGGATCCCTTTTGTGGCTCGGGCACCCTGGCCATTGAGGCGGCCCTGTACCAGCTCCGGCGTGCGCCGGGATATGGGCGCCACTTCGACGGCGAGGCGTTCGGTTTCATTCCGGCCTCGTCCTGGCAGGCTGCCCGACAGGAGGCTCGTGATCAGGCGTTGCGCAGTGCCGACGTGCTGGTCTGGGGCAGCGACATCGACCCTCAAGCGATTCAACTTGCGGAGCGCCACGCCCGACGCGCCGGGGTTGCCGCCCAGATCCGCTGGGAGGTGGCAGATGCTCGTCGCTGGTCGTCTCAGGCCCCCCGGGGGGTGCTGGTCACCAACCCGCCTTATGCCGAGCGAATCGGCGAGGCGGCCTCGGTCGAGGCACTCTATCGGGAGTTCGGGGCGATCGCCGCCCGGCACCCCCATTGGTCCGTTCACGTGCTTTGTGGCTATGAGGGCTTCGAACGTCACTATGGCCGGGTGGCGGACAAGCGCCGCAAGCTGTTCAACGGAAACTTGCGCTGCGACCTTCACATGTACCGGGGCACGCGATTGCCGCGACCGCTCTGA
- a CDS encoding N-acetylmuramoyl-L-alanine amidase — protein sequence MHPVRRTLSVLALLVWVAGCGRTGTLQSTGRPSTMGLKQADPGRSPCDHDIARRIDPNAPIVGARRQAAVSTNGPDKPAMVAIDSPNRYARAGGPDDIKAIVLHHTASAADAERIGMFFSKPSSEVSSHYVVGKNGVLVQCVPDSAASWHAGPSKFLGRDNANHFTIGIEICNLGNNSDPYPQTQYEALGRLMAFLMVRYNLNWSVVTRHRDIAYPLGRKTDTSNNFDVEALRRAVVAAGGPSAGLLPFPTPAPTVAPSPAPSAAPSIIPSPSPSAGLRFFPAP from the coding sequence ATGCATCCTGTCAGGCGTACGCTGAGTGTGCTGGCTTTGCTGGTGTGGGTGGCGGGCTGCGGCCGGACCGGCACGCTGCAGTCTACTGGACGTCCCTCGACGATGGGCTTGAAGCAAGCTGACCCGGGGCGATCCCCGTGCGACCACGACATTGCTCGCCGCATCGACCCGAACGCGCCGATCGTGGGTGCTCGCAGGCAAGCCGCCGTGTCAACCAACGGTCCGGACAAGCCGGCGATGGTGGCCATCGATTCCCCCAATCGCTACGCCCGCGCGGGAGGTCCTGACGACATCAAGGCGATCGTCCTGCATCACACCGCCAGTGCAGCCGATGCCGAGCGCATCGGGATGTTCTTCTCCAAGCCGTCATCCGAGGTCAGCTCCCACTACGTGGTAGGCAAGAACGGCGTGCTGGTGCAGTGCGTGCCGGACTCTGCGGCGTCTTGGCACGCCGGCCCCTCGAAGTTTCTGGGGCGAGACAATGCCAATCACTTCACCATCGGGATCGAGATCTGCAACCTCGGCAACAACTCGGACCCCTATCCGCAAACTCAGTACGAGGCCCTGGGTCGCCTGATGGCCTTCTTGATGGTGCGCTACAACCTCAACTGGTCGGTGGTGACGCGACACCGCGACATCGCATATCCGCTCGGCCGCAAAACCGACACGTCCAACAATTTCGACGTCGAGGCGCTTCGGCGGGCCGTCGTCGCAGCTGGCGGCCCCTCAGCCGGCCTGCTCCCCTTCCCGACTCCGGCGCCGACAGTCGCGCCCTCGCCCGCTCCGAGTGCGGCCCCCAGCATCATCCCCTCGCCCTCGCCCAGCGCTGGGCTGCGATTTTTCCCCGCGCCTTAA
- a CDS encoding S8 family serine peptidase, with translation MKRALASIVVVSLLLAGCGAVPRPLAAPAVGGKFKSKSLRASGSRFSEHHLLVRGNVSAAPPLPGITISQRFADYQVHRLPAGMAIPDALAAYQRAPGVTSVERLELFPVEQATPAPLPALNPAVPQAPPSQFAVNDPRYGEQWSHVTTRVAEAWKVTTGRPEVVVATLDTGADFEHPDLLGQVINGPDLAEGKPDSRDIDMHGTHVAGIIVAKANNGLGGAGVAPGARVLALKVFEPYFEDGQFQGTYYNAVSLAKAIHYAATQGNAKIINISAGIADDELVSSTLAFARGRGLLVCVSAGNKGSNLYTGQAKYQDGVLSVHATDPMDRLARFSNFGHTLGVSAPGASIFSTIPTYPNPYTGQVPKGDGYASLNGTSMASPFVAGVAALAVSALLEALGRDSGAAGRGPAVTPAMIPAALIEDLMRQATVDLGLPGRDETYGSGRVDALKAVQLAQSPDWVARAGKSLRRLP, from the coding sequence ATGAAGCGGGCGCTTGCCTCGATCGTGGTGGTTTCGCTGCTGCTTGCGGGCTGCGGCGCAGTGCCGCGCCCCCTCGCCGCGCCGGCCGTGGGGGGCAAATTCAAGAGCAAGTCGCTGCGAGCTTCCGGCAGTCGGTTCAGTGAGCACCACTTGCTGGTCAGAGGCAACGTAAGCGCAGCTCCCCCGCTGCCGGGCATCACGATTTCTCAGCGGTTTGCCGACTACCAGGTTCATCGCCTGCCCGCCGGCATGGCGATCCCGGACGCACTGGCGGCCTATCAGCGCGCGCCAGGGGTGACCAGCGTGGAACGGCTGGAACTGTTTCCCGTCGAGCAGGCCACGCCTGCACCGCTGCCGGCGCTGAATCCGGCGGTCCCTCAAGCGCCACCCTCCCAGTTCGCCGTCAATGACCCTCGCTATGGCGAACAATGGTCTCACGTGACGACGAGGGTGGCGGAGGCGTGGAAAGTGACCACCGGTCGTCCCGAGGTGGTGGTCGCGACCCTCGACACCGGGGCGGACTTTGAACATCCCGATCTCCTGGGACAGGTGATCAACGGTCCTGATCTGGCCGAGGGCAAACCAGACTCGCGGGACATCGACATGCACGGGACCCACGTGGCCGGCATCATTGTCGCCAAGGCCAACAACGGCCTGGGTGGTGCCGGGGTGGCGCCGGGCGCCAGGGTGCTCGCGCTCAAAGTGTTCGAACCCTATTTCGAGGACGGACAATTCCAGGGCACTTACTACAACGCCGTGTCGCTGGCCAAGGCGATTCATTACGCTGCAACCCAGGGCAACGCCAAGATCATCAACATCAGCGCGGGCATCGCGGACGATGAACTGGTGTCGAGCACGCTGGCGTTTGCGCGAGGGCGCGGTCTGCTGGTCTGCGTCTCGGCCGGCAACAAGGGCAGCAACCTCTACACGGGCCAGGCCAAATACCAGGATGGCGTGCTGAGCGTCCATGCCACCGACCCGATGGATCGGCTTGCTCGCTTTTCCAACTTCGGTCACACCCTGGGTGTCTCGGCCCCAGGCGCCAGCATCTTCTCGACCATCCCAACGTACCCCAATCCTTACACCGGCCAGGTGCCCAAGGGCGACGGCTACGCCAGCTTGAACGGCACCTCGATGGCGTCGCCCTTCGTGGCGGGGGTGGCCGCGCTGGCCGTTTCGGCTCTGCTCGAAGCCTTGGGAAGGGATTCCGGCGCCGCCGGTCGCGGACCAGCTGTCACGCCCGCGATGATCCCTGCCGCGTTGATCGAGGACCTGATGCGTCAAGCCACGGTCGATCTGGGCCTTCCCGGGCGAGACGAAACCTACGGATCCGGGCGCGTGGATGCGCTGAAAGCCGTCCAGCTGGCGCAAAGCCCGGACTGGGTGGCGCGCGCAGGCAAGTCGCTCCGACGACTGCCCTGA